The window ccatgccagtttttctctgGGGTGTCATCTAACCTCATACCCAACAAGGAACAAAACtaaattccttaggtttttctagtttcatatgatacagtACCTTCACTTTAGGTCTGAAATAGAGCCTGCTACAGCCCccgaaagacagtaaagtcgatGAATGATTGAATTGTTTGgcttttatttacattattctaTGTTTCCATTTATTGTGCAGCCACTGAAAACTGCCCAGCGTTAGAAGGATGACTTTGATAATTGCTTTTACtaggctttcttttttttttgttaggtgGAGGCATGTTGCTTAGCGTGGCGAGGATGTTTTTCGGTTGCCAGTCCATTTACGGCCATAATCTCTCACGTGTGAAGACCGGCATCAGATCAGTTTCTGAATTGTGGTGCTGTGGAGGCAGCGGTTTGTGTTATTCTGCCCGCGCTCCTGCTTGCTTGCATACTGTCAAACGCCCTCTGTAAGTAGCACTTAAATCCACCTGCACTGTCGTTTAGCAGGTGGATTATTTCCTGGAGTTCGGCACTACTCAATAGGCTTttcgcggtagtcggtgttaccggtgttacacagtgGTCAGGCACACAttattacattacgtacccaccgccgCCCCAAccatcattttgctttttcttacagaaataaaacccatttagttcattttgccGTATCAGTGGCATGTCATCAATCAATAATTGAAGCGATTATCggaaagtgaatgcatctgctccgtgaggagtcagctcagagtagcaggtatcatatttcacacacgggacgagagagagttgacagaccgggaaatggcagaggatttggtgtTGAAGTGAAAAGAAAACGCGCCTATTTCGCAATATTTCCGGAGAAggaattttgttttgttcctcgttgggaaagaaaagaagaaagaaaaactggcacagCCATTTtgacaggggtcccttgacctctgacctcaagatatttgaatgaaaataggtacccacaagtctcccctttacagacatgccaactttatgctAATTCCATGCATTTTTATAGAATTTGTATTTGCATACAaaattttattttcatacaaaTTTGTATAAAATtgtattgcatttttataaacgatgtgtttgaatatttctgcatactggggtctctTAACGCAAGTAAGACtgactaccgcgacaagcctatTGAGTAGTGCCGAGAAATTGGGTATCACtagaaagctgagactcttgtggaacCAATGAGCccaaatgtatttatgtgtgtccccatagtagccagtttatatagtgagaccatttcttacaaacttgacctcactgtataaaatgacctgttgtgacttctaggataatcacagcctcaactttacagccacaaacgagagacctagagcattcagatgatggatggattgacaataagggggttttgAGCAATTTCCAGAACAAAAGTGattgccatccaatcgccgaaaaatgcaattcttgcagaaatctccaaatgccAAAAGTTTTTCAtaacaaatcacagcatggctttttctatggtgttcctcaaggttttggtgtcttaatgtggtattttggagggatttttgataatttctatcaattctcgagtggtaaaaaatggttacatttatcaccaaatctgtgtaacagttggtatcaacccagaaatttctgcaacaacttatgatacataataaagcatgggaatggtcatcatatacttccattataatgttctaagcccttatacactttgaCAATTCATTTGAATGAAGTAACTAattgattcatgtttatttctgattcatgactagaccaacttgacacagtgcagTGAAATAGGAATCTTTATTGTTTCAACTTTCATTATTACTCTcttattaaaattgtatttgaacATTCAAAACAACAAGTCAAAAGAGTTTTGAATTCGCAAAATCACCTTGAAATATTTTCCCAGAAATGATCATTCTGAAAGCTGATCTGAACCAGCTGTAAAAGAAAGCATAAATAAACGGATTAAGCATTGAATTTGACAATGTAAGCCAGTTAAGTGTTTCAATCACAGCAATTGGTGTAACATCGTACGTTAAAGGCTGAAAGATGATACAAAGAAAATAAGGACTCCAACATAAGAGAAAAACTCCCATAACAATAGCCAGAGTTTTGGTGGCCTTTCTTTCCATCTTACTGGCAGTTGCTCCAGACTTTGTGCTCTGACAGGTTGTGTTCTGAATGCTGCGGGCCTGTCTCTGTGCAACAAGGAAAATTTTCAGGTAGATACTAAGCATTATAATGACTGGaatataaaaggaaaaaatacatGCCAGAGTGGTTGATATTAGAGAATCAATTAAACAACTTTCTTCACATTTTCCTTGATTAAAACCTACAATTACGATGCCGATGCCAATTAGAGCAGCGACTCCCCAGCTCGCCAGGATCATAATCCCAATGACACgatcatttattttacttttataagCGAGAGGCTGACATACTGCGTAATATCTGTCAATAGAAATACAGCACAAGTTTAAAATAGAAGCCGTGCTCAGTGTAACGTCAAAGCTTCCTCGTACCTTACAAAATAAGCCCTCATGATGCCAACATGAGGTTACAGTGAATGCCATGCTGAAAGGAAAAACTAAAATTCCAACAAGCAGGTCGGCCATAGCCAGAGACAGGATGAGGTAGTTAGTAGGGATGTGGAGCTGTTTGAAGTAAATGATGGAGATTATTACAAGAAGGTTTCCACATATAGTCACAACAGATAGTGAGCCaaggaaaatatataataatgcacATATTATGGAAGGGTTACTTGTAAATATGTAAGTAGTATTATCTGATCCATAGCAGGGATGTATGTCATTAACAGTGTAAGCCCCGTTGacagtcacttctggttccatgCTTCTACATAGATTTCTGAAATTAAATTTTCTAATATTAAGCAATTACATTGATGaaagttattaaatatttgaaaatttACTTTACCATCTGTAACCACAACAATGTCAGTGTTCTTAAGAAACAAAGACATTAAGTTGAAATAACAAAACACTCATAGTTTATTTCATACCATACGCCTCAAGTTAGCTGATGTATCGTGTGGATTTGTGTCCTTTTTCACACTGCCACATTGCAGAACCTTTGGACTTGATATTAAAATAGTCAATACCTACCTAATTATCATAATTAATGCAAAGATCTCTTGTCCAATCAGATGGGATACATTACGTTATGTTTGCATGTAATATGAGTAAtaatacactgtgtgtgtgtgtgtccttgagtGTGTTTTAACAATTTGAATGTAACTTTTAAAATTGCTAATACTAGAAGGTTAATATAAGATATACTGCACTTTATGTAGATGCGATGACAAgtacaaatgtacaataaaatTAAGACTCAGTTTGAAAACTCGGTTCATCCTCGAATCCAAGTGGACTTTTGTGCcagatttgaagaaattcccccAAGGTGTTCTTAAGACATTGTGTTCACAAAAATGTTACAGATGTGAGGTCACCGTGACCTTGACCTTGCAAGTTAGTGTGGAAATTTCTTtataaatggctgagtttgacacTGGTGTCTTCATCAGGCAGAAGGATAAGTGAATATTTACCGTGGCAACAAGTAACATCTGACGTTAGCACATATTAGCTGGTACAACATGGCtactgggtcacaaactttctaattatacagctgaacagtacactacaagatgtgtctgaaaacatttgaggagagaaataggcattacagtaacagaatattgattcatatttgatcagcgagtttatattggactttattagttgtaatcaacagaagacattccacaaatgtgtaccatgatttccaaatatttcactatccacaaacatgtatttttgtatttgtgttgtgtaaagtcactaAAAtaaagggcgatttgcaaatatgcataacttactctgtaaatacttattttaaggtttacatgtaaagtgatatatacgcatttgtgcatctCTATCTACACATGGAATGATATTTGTGCATTTCCAGATCGGttcctgtggatttatggcCCACATAACATGGCCCacctttcctcctgtttgtttacggAATTTTGTCCGATTCGTACcacagcagatctgtagataatagttgtaatccaaGTATAAATgcgtatatatcactttacatgtaaacctataacatttttatgtggaattaaaatacatatttacagagtaagttatgcgtatttgcaaatcaccCTGTGTTTTTGAGGATGTgattttacacaacacaaatacaaaaatacgtttgTGGGTAGTAAAAATATTTGTAGATCATGGTATATATTGTCCAGAGATACTTCTTATGTAGTTTTACAATCATGCAggtcaaaatattttaaatgaacatcatttttaattttgtaaatattGTTAATCGTTAATGCAAAACTGATTTGCAGGAACCCAGAAACATGGCATCAGAAGTCACTGTCAACCATATTAATGTTAATGACATACATCCCTGTTATGAAATAGATAATGGCTCTTACATCCTGAAAGGCACCCCTTCTACgatatgtgttttattatttattttccttggcTCATTATCTGTTGTCACAATATGTGGAAACCTTCTTGTAATAATCTCCATCATTTACTTCAAACAGCTCCACACTGCTACAAACtatctcattctctctctggctgtggCGGACCTGCTTGTTGGTCTTGTAGTTTTTACTTTCAACATGGCCCTCTCTCTCAGCTCATGTTTGTATTATGAAGATTTATTTTGCAATGTACAAGGCAGcttcaatgtaaaaaaatgtgaagaaaactgttttattGATGTTCTACTTGCAAACATTTTGGGACTTATTTACTAATTTTATCTCCCAGTTATCATAATGCTCTGTATCTACCTAAAGATTTTCCTTGTTGCCCAGAGACAGGCTCGCAGCATCCAGAACACAACCTGTCAGAACACAAAGTCTGGAGCAACTGCCAgtaagatggagagaaaggccACCAAAAATCTGACTATTGTGATGGGAGTTTTTCTGATGTTCTagactccttttttttctctgttttactgcTCAGCCTTCGGATACTATGTCAGTGCCAGTTGCATTGTCTGAAATACTTGTCTGGCTTACACTGTCAAACTCAATGCTTAATCcatttatttatgctttctTTTACAGCTGGTTCAGATCAGCTTTCAGAATGATCATTTCaggaaaaatatttaaaggtgATTTCACTAACTCAAAACTTCTTTGACATTCTTTGAGGTGCTGAAATAGCCTGTGAAGGGTGCCAGACTAACTTTCTACATTGGTTGGAACCGGGGTGCCAACTTTTTCATTTGGGTGCACCAGCACAATATTTAGGTGCACACCAAATTTTTTATCCCACCTTTTGCCACTGCAATAATAGTGTACATTTTAAGCGTTTTGTCACTTCCCATAGGCctacactagggatgtcacgataccagaaacttagtagtcgataccaagaCCAGTGGAATTCTATGATTCTTGATACCAATCAATACTCCTtaattactgtttgttttttgttaggaagttaaacatgtCATAATTTCCTTTGTATTATCTATTTCATACTGCTGTGAAAATATGTCTTTCAAACAACTGAAATTATTCAAGTTACTcgccaaaaaaaatacatttcttttttgtcagtGTGTGGGCAATTCTTCTCTGGGATGAGATTTATCCAGTTCACCTGTAACTGTAGTTGATAAATTTACTGTCAGTTAACTAACAAAGACAACGTGCCACATTCTCAGAAACACCAACAACCAACACCAAACTCCCTTCCTTATAAATCCATCAAAATGTAATAACTACTgaaagatggacctcagaaatccAGCTGCAACACGGTGCGGGTAGGAGCGGAGAACGAGATGCTCTACATTCCCCTCGTTGATTATTTGTTGCCATTGTGAGCTTCCGTGTGAAGAAATAAGATCGTCCTGCTTACTGCATTTGTGATGTTTTGATTTGTATGTGACTAAATTGACTGGGCGTACGGATTTTCAGGCGTGACAGCAACAAAcaacaagtaaaaaaatcatcttCATCGGATTGTTATGCGTAACATCATGAATTGAATCTGTTTtagattttcttcttctctttcactGTCAGATAGAAGTCCTTCAGTGCAGGAGAGGATTGCATCTagagatttattatttattttttctatgaAAGAACAGATGTAGTCCTTGTCCCACCCATTATATGATACTTCACGCATAGTCGATGCATAAGCTATTTAATGCTGATCATTTAATCGGCTATAAGACAAGCatgtatattttgttttcatgaaacGTGTCtgtagaaatgaaaaaaataaatgtttcaaaGGATAAAcctgcatttaaaaatgttttttttatttctaacttTATTTTCTCACAAAAATCACAGATAATTTACAAAGAACTACCCAGATACTACTAATGTAATATCACactatgaaaaaaatacaacatgtagatatcctgcatttaaaattttACACAAGTAAAACAATAGTACTAGTATcaaaaagtacttaaagtatcaaaagtaaaagtacccatTATGCAGAATATCTGTTTTGGtgtaaaatgatatattattattatggtggAGATGTTATGGAATGTTAGTTTATTTCAGTTGACAGACAAGTTTAACACATAGCCTACAGTAAGCctcctattgttacaggcgacccctcctcccaCAGGTTTCCTCTCAACCTGAGTTTTGCGCtctttagcatgctagatatatGTAATGTGTCTGCGAAGCATCAGCGTTTGAGCAGTTCGCACATGATGCTCGAACGCTGATGTGCGAGTGGTGAGCCAACgacgatttgcctctgatctgggacTTTTGTCGGGGATATCCAAAAACTGTCGGGGAGctgaaaatcagggctaaagtcgtgtagtgttaGTTATAAGGAAACAGGCTAGTCTCCCGGAAGGTATGTTTTAAAGCTGACCTTTATTTTAAACTTGATGAACACTTATAAAGACTTTTTGTACCCCcacgacaacgtagtcgggggtatatagcgcacctcgtgtccgtccttccgtccgttggCGTGTCatactttcgtttccggagcagaactcggaaactacttagcttaggaacttcaaatttggtatgatagTTGAAAGTGTGGTCTaattgtgccttttggggggtTGAAGTCCAAGGTGCCAGAAGTTTTGAAATTTgggccaaaaactgtgatttttttcgacTTCAATTTCGTTTCCGCAGTAGAACTCTAACACTTAAACAGCCTTCATTTAAATCGTTATGTCTTAAAAGATGTCAAAttcactaatagccaaatcaaGAGTTATAATCCTCAGCATAATAAACATGCATCAGACCAACAGGACTCATACACGCTCATATGACGCATCTGGTTCTGTCAGCTTCACGtttaacactaaacactaaactAACACTACACtgactgaggctgatgggaatgtcattagttttgcaggtatttggtgattgaaattttgacctgatgatggcccTAAAGGTATAGTCAGGGAATTACCAAAGCtggtaggattcatcctctgggcaccatgaatatctgtagaAGATgccatggcaatccatctaaaagttgtcaagatatttcagtttggaccaaagtggtggacctaCAAGCAGCCCAACATTCCCATCCACAGACCCATGCTGCTAGCAATGACACTTTCAATAAAGCATTGTGTTTTTTGCATTGCTTTTCTATTATGCATAGAGCATAGTACATGTGTCCTGCTTATTTATCATAGCAGGAAACATGTAATCCTGATGATCATATGATTTCTGTTTAAGAGACAGCATTGCCCTGTGTATCAGCTAATAGAGCTTTAGGTAAGCATGATGGTTACTAACTAAACCATAGAGATAAACTTTCATTAAACTTTCAATATAAATCAACAATGGATAAAGAAACGAAGCTTTACCAACTGTCAAtattaatgcaaaaaaatatataatccagtaatataagtTATtatgaaatgggccattctccgtaatgagtacttttaattatttacctagtatatatattttgattctAATACTAAAGAGGTTCAGAATGGGGTCAACAATTACATTTAGAGTCCAGCCGCAACAGGAtgttacaaatgtatttttgctaTGCAACATgtgatacattttttaacaaaaaactATAAACTCAAATGTAATCAATATCATGTTGAATATTTTACTCAAAGAAAGTGTCATATAGTACCAGTGAGTGTTGGAAAAAGCACATACAGGatatacatgtacagtacatgtgagCATAGTGTGTTTAAGCTATTTTCATGATTGCATAAGCTGACAGCTCACTGTAACGCACCTTTGTCCCTAGGTCAGTGTATCTTTATTGTGACTAATTTTATCAGACCTTACTCGATCGTTGGCTATTTCAGCACCCCAAAGATTACGTCACAGCAGTTTTGTGTGCGTAAAATCACCTTGAAATATTTTTCCTGAAATGATCATTCTGAAAGCTGATCTGAACCAGCTGTAAAAGAAAGCATAAATGAATGGATTGAGCATTGAATTTGACAGTGTAAACCAGTTGAGAGTTTCAAACAGTGGAACAAACACGGACACGTGATTCAAAAGCTGAAAGGTAAAACAGAGAATCTTTAGGTAGATACAGAGCATTATGATCACTGGgagataaaatgagaaaataagtcCCAAAATGTTTGCAAGTAGAACATCaataaaacagttttcttcacatttttcattacTTAATCCTGGAATTGAACAGCCAATGGCAACTAGAACAGAAACACTCCAGCTTACCAGGATCATGACCAcaacaacattaacatttaTCTTAGTTCTATAGTTCAGAGGCTGACACACTGCATAATATCTGTCAATGGAAATACAACATAAATTCAAAATGGAAGCTGTGCTCAGTGTTACGTCGAAGTTTCCTCGTACTTTGCAAAATAAATCTTCATAATACAAACATGAGCTAAGAGAGAATACCATGCTGAAAGGAAAAACTACAAGACCAACAAGAAGGTCTGccacagccagagagagaatgagagagttTGTAGCAGTGTGGAGCTGTTTGAAGTAAATGATGGAGATTATTACAAGAAGGTTTCCACATATTGTGACAACAGATAATGAgccaaagaaaataaataataaaacacatatcGTAGAAGGGGTGCCTTTCAGGATGTAAGAGCCATTATGTACTTCATAACAGGGATGTATGTCATTAACATTAATATGGTTGACAGTGAATTCTGATGCCATGTTCCTGGGTTCCTGCAAATCAGTTTTGCATTAAAGATTAACaatatttacaaaattaaaaatgatgtccatttaaaatattttgaccTGCATGAATGCAAAACTACAATAAGAAGTATCTCTGTTGATTGGTGTTTTTCATTACTGTGCCACTGTGCACAAACTTTTTATCAACCTGTATCTCATTACCATAATGAATACATTCTATAATGGTCCAATTAGATGTGGGACCTTTCATCGTGATGACATTAGGTGCCAGATTAACACACTATACTATAGATGAGAAGTCctttttgaattatttaatttcaCCAGTATTGTTAATATCTGATTCATCATTTACGTAGGCATATTAGGGTCATGTCCTTTTGTCCTTTCATGTCCTTTTCCAAAGGACATGAAACCAAAAGTCTCCTGGCCAAATAAAAATACCAGCAGTCTCGCTACCAGCCTCAGCCCCACTCTCAGTCCACGTCCCAGCAGTCTCACAACCAGCCCCAGCCCCAGTCTCAGTCCACACTCCACCAGTCTCGCTACCAGCCTCAGCCCCAATCTCAGTCCACCTCCCAGCAGTCTCACAACCAGCCCCAGCCCCAGTCTCAGTCCACGCCCCACCAGTCTCGCTaccagcctcagcctcagccccAGTCTCAGTCAATGCCCCAGCAGTCTCGCA is drawn from Sebastes umbrosus isolate fSebUmb1 chromosome 18, fSebUmb1.pri, whole genome shotgun sequence and contains these coding sequences:
- the LOC119477454 gene encoding trace amine-associated receptor 8b-like, with translation MASEFTVNHINVNDIHPCYEVHNGSYILKGTPSTICVLLFIFFGSLSVVTICGNLLVIISIIYFKQLHTATNSLILSLAVADLLVGLVVFPFSMVFSLSSCLYYEDLFCKVRGNFDVTLSTASILNLCCISIDRYYAVCQPLNYRTKINVNVVVVMILVSWSVSVLVAIGCSIPGLSNEKCEENCFIDVLLANILGLIFSFYLPVIIMLCIYLKILCFTFQLLNHVSVFVPLFETLNWFTLSNSMLNPFIYAFFYSWFRSAFRMIISGKIFQGDFTHTKLL
- the LOC119477452 gene encoding trace amine-associated receptor 1-like produces the protein MEPEVTVNGAYTVNDIHPCYGSDNTTYIFTSNPSIICALLYIFLGSLSVVTICGNLLVIISIIYFKQLHIPTNYLILSLAMADLLVGILVFPFSMAFTVTSCWHHEGLFCKVRGSFDVTLSTASILNLCCISIDRYYAVCQPLAYKSKINDRVIGIMILASWGVAALIGIGIVIVGFNQGKCEESCLIDSLISTTLACIFSFYIPVIIMLSIYLKIFLVAQRQARSIQNTTCQSTKSGATASKMERKATKTLAIVMGVFLLCWSPYFLCIIFQPLTYDVTPIAVIETLNWLTLSNSMLNPFIYAFFYSWFRSAFRMIISGKIFQGDFANSKLF